A window of the Apostichopus japonicus isolate 1M-3 chromosome 8, ASM3797524v1, whole genome shotgun sequence genome harbors these coding sequences:
- the LOC139971450 gene encoding delta(3,5)-Delta(2,4)-dienoyl-CoA isomerase, mitochondrial-like isoform X2, whose protein sequence is MALRFSHLCRNSVSSLSKLSGKTSALPANVNRAKGHQANLARNMSSEKYSFETLSVTEPSKYVYQVEMNRPTKLNAMNMEFWSEMRTCFSEIAGDPNCRVVVLSGSGRVFTAGLDLKAAGDMLLSHQETEVGRRGFLLRSLIPPMQESFTVIEKCPKPVIAAVHNACVGGGIDMISACDIRLCSQDAFFVIKEVDLGLAADVGTLQRFPKVIGNDSLARELVYTARDFRSDEAMQIGFVSRVFSDKKTLLAGALDLANSISKKSPVAIQGSKVNLVYARDHSVQESLDFQVAWNSLMLQSEDLPKAVMAGMQKEAPEFSKL, encoded by the exons ATGGCACTCCGTTTCAGTCATTTGTGTAGAAACAGCGTTTCATCTTTGTCCAAACTCAGCGGAAAGACGAGTGCTCTGCCTGCTAATGTAAACAGAG CAAAAggacatcaggccaacttagcGAGAAACATGTCTTCCGAGAAGTATTCATTTGAAACACTTTCAGTTACTGAACCCAGCAAATATGTCTACCAAGTGGAAATGAACAGACCAACAAAGCTGAACGCAATGAATATGGAATTTTGGAG TGAAATGAGGACATGTTTCAGTGAAATCGCGGGTGATCCAAACTGCAGGGTAGTAGTCCTATCAGGATCTGGCAGGGTGTTTACAGCTG GTCTAGATCTCAAGGCTGCTGGTGATATGTTGTTGTCTCACCAAGAAACTGAAGTCGGAAGGAGGGGTTTTCTCCTCAGAAGCCTTATCCCTCCAATGCAAGAATCTTTCACAGTTATCGAAAAG TGTCCAAAGCCAGTGATTGCTGCAGTCCATAACGCCTGTGTCGGAGGTGGCATTGACATGATATCAGCTTGCGATATCAGACTTTGCAGTCAAGATGCATTCTTCGTGATCAAA GAAGTGGACCTTGGCCTAGCAGCAGATGTAGGCACATTGCAAAGATTCCCGAAGGTAATTGGTAATGACAGTCTTGCTAGGGAATTGGTTTACACAGCTCGAGATTTCCGAAGCGATGAAGCAATGCAAATAGGATTTGTCAG TCGAGTGTTCTCCGATAAGAAGACTCTACTAGCTGGAGCTTTGGACTTGGCCAACTCTATAAGTAAGAAGAGTCCTGTAGCCATtcaagggtcaaaggtcaacctTGTCTATGCGAGAGACCACTCTGTCCAAGAATCACTTGACTTTCAG GTTGCTTGGAATTCGCTGATGTTGCAGTCTGAGGATCTACCTAAGGCAGTCATGGCAGGAATGCAGAAAGAAGCCCCAGAGTTTTCAAAGCTTTGA
- the LOC139971450 gene encoding delta(3,5)-Delta(2,4)-dienoyl-CoA isomerase, mitochondrial-like isoform X1, with protein sequence MALRFSHLCRNSVSSLSKLSGKTSALPANVNRVSLAAKGHQANLARNMSSEKYSFETLSVTEPSKYVYQVEMNRPTKLNAMNMEFWSEMRTCFSEIAGDPNCRVVVLSGSGRVFTAGLDLKAAGDMLLSHQETEVGRRGFLLRSLIPPMQESFTVIEKCPKPVIAAVHNACVGGGIDMISACDIRLCSQDAFFVIKEVDLGLAADVGTLQRFPKVIGNDSLARELVYTARDFRSDEAMQIGFVSRVFSDKKTLLAGALDLANSISKKSPVAIQGSKVNLVYARDHSVQESLDFQVAWNSLMLQSEDLPKAVMAGMQKEAPEFSKL encoded by the exons ATGGCACTCCGTTTCAGTCATTTGTGTAGAAACAGCGTTTCATCTTTGTCCAAACTCAGCGGAAAGACGAGTGCTCTGCCTGCTAATGTAAACAGAG TTTCTCTTGCAGCAAAAggacatcaggccaacttagcGAGAAACATGTCTTCCGAGAAGTATTCATTTGAAACACTTTCAGTTACTGAACCCAGCAAATATGTCTACCAAGTGGAAATGAACAGACCAACAAAGCTGAACGCAATGAATATGGAATTTTGGAG TGAAATGAGGACATGTTTCAGTGAAATCGCGGGTGATCCAAACTGCAGGGTAGTAGTCCTATCAGGATCTGGCAGGGTGTTTACAGCTG GTCTAGATCTCAAGGCTGCTGGTGATATGTTGTTGTCTCACCAAGAAACTGAAGTCGGAAGGAGGGGTTTTCTCCTCAGAAGCCTTATCCCTCCAATGCAAGAATCTTTCACAGTTATCGAAAAG TGTCCAAAGCCAGTGATTGCTGCAGTCCATAACGCCTGTGTCGGAGGTGGCATTGACATGATATCAGCTTGCGATATCAGACTTTGCAGTCAAGATGCATTCTTCGTGATCAAA GAAGTGGACCTTGGCCTAGCAGCAGATGTAGGCACATTGCAAAGATTCCCGAAGGTAATTGGTAATGACAGTCTTGCTAGGGAATTGGTTTACACAGCTCGAGATTTCCGAAGCGATGAAGCAATGCAAATAGGATTTGTCAG TCGAGTGTTCTCCGATAAGAAGACTCTACTAGCTGGAGCTTTGGACTTGGCCAACTCTATAAGTAAGAAGAGTCCTGTAGCCATtcaagggtcaaaggtcaacctTGTCTATGCGAGAGACCACTCTGTCCAAGAATCACTTGACTTTCAG GTTGCTTGGAATTCGCTGATGTTGCAGTCTGAGGATCTACCTAAGGCAGTCATGGCAGGAATGCAGAAAGAAGCCCCAGAGTTTTCAAAGCTTTGA
- the LOC139971450 gene encoding delta(3,5)-Delta(2,4)-dienoyl-CoA isomerase, mitochondrial-like isoform X3, whose product MSSEKYSFETLSVTEPSKYVYQVEMNRPTKLNAMNMEFWSEMRTCFSEIAGDPNCRVVVLSGSGRVFTAGLDLKAAGDMLLSHQETEVGRRGFLLRSLIPPMQESFTVIEKCPKPVIAAVHNACVGGGIDMISACDIRLCSQDAFFVIKEVDLGLAADVGTLQRFPKVIGNDSLARELVYTARDFRSDEAMQIGFVSRVFSDKKTLLAGALDLANSISKKSPVAIQGSKVNLVYARDHSVQESLDFQVAWNSLMLQSEDLPKAVMAGMQKEAPEFSKL is encoded by the exons ATGTCTTCCGAGAAGTATTCATTTGAAACACTTTCAGTTACTGAACCCAGCAAATATGTCTACCAAGTGGAAATGAACAGACCAACAAAGCTGAACGCAATGAATATGGAATTTTGGAG TGAAATGAGGACATGTTTCAGTGAAATCGCGGGTGATCCAAACTGCAGGGTAGTAGTCCTATCAGGATCTGGCAGGGTGTTTACAGCTG GTCTAGATCTCAAGGCTGCTGGTGATATGTTGTTGTCTCACCAAGAAACTGAAGTCGGAAGGAGGGGTTTTCTCCTCAGAAGCCTTATCCCTCCAATGCAAGAATCTTTCACAGTTATCGAAAAG TGTCCAAAGCCAGTGATTGCTGCAGTCCATAACGCCTGTGTCGGAGGTGGCATTGACATGATATCAGCTTGCGATATCAGACTTTGCAGTCAAGATGCATTCTTCGTGATCAAA GAAGTGGACCTTGGCCTAGCAGCAGATGTAGGCACATTGCAAAGATTCCCGAAGGTAATTGGTAATGACAGTCTTGCTAGGGAATTGGTTTACACAGCTCGAGATTTCCGAAGCGATGAAGCAATGCAAATAGGATTTGTCAG TCGAGTGTTCTCCGATAAGAAGACTCTACTAGCTGGAGCTTTGGACTTGGCCAACTCTATAAGTAAGAAGAGTCCTGTAGCCATtcaagggtcaaaggtcaacctTGTCTATGCGAGAGACCACTCTGTCCAAGAATCACTTGACTTTCAG GTTGCTTGGAATTCGCTGATGTTGCAGTCTGAGGATCTACCTAAGGCAGTCATGGCAGGAATGCAGAAAGAAGCCCCAGAGTTTTCAAAGCTTTGA